The nucleotide sequence GTTCTTTACAAAGCATATGACTTTGTCGATCAGTTTCAACCATATGATAGTTGATTGTTTTATTCAACGGTTGAGATTCAAACGTCTCAACGATCTTTCCTGTAtgtaacaacattgttttaagtttttAACTTCTAACAGAACTTTTATCTGTTGTCCTGTTCATTTGACCACTTGCAATCTTGTTTCTGTAATAACCAGATGAGTAAACTCAAGAAAATTCTAACATTATCTTGATATATTACACATTTGTGATCACAAAATCTTGATTCTCTGACATCaaatattaaaagaaaaaaaaaaaaaaaaaactcatctTTGAGCCTATGATTCATAACTTTTGTCTCTTATTTGAAATCCCAACAAAACTAGAAAATAGATGAGGAAGTTTGTGATTGGATGTGGCATGAAAATGGATGCAAATAACAGTGGCATGACTCATAGCTTTTAATCCAGATGAGACCTGTTGTGGGGGTGATGAGAACTGGTTCAGGCATCATCCTATCATATGCCCATACCAGTATGGATAGTGGTACCACATCTTTATCCTTATTTTTCCACTTTTTATCGCTATTTTAatattgagtaaactgccattttggtccctgaggtttggttacttttgccgctttagttcaaaacttaaaccttttgcatctgggtccctgtggtttcagttttattgccattttggtccaaaaatgaaatcaggttatacttgtcttataaaatcctgcaattttatcattttcctcaggggcaaatcaggtcatatttgtcttataaaatatggtatttatttatagaaaagaaatgatcattttgcccttgcggaaaatgacaaaataacaggattttataagacaaatatgacttgatttcatttttggaccaaaatggcaataaaactgaaaccacagggacccagatgcaaaaagtttgagttttggactaatgtagcaaaattgaccaaaccacagagaccaaaatggcagtttactctttaataTTAGAAAATTCGAATCTGACGATTCAGAAATACCATAAACTTTAGTTTTTAAGCGAAACTGACCGATAAATAAATGGAAAATCGAGTAAAACAGTTGTCTTGAACGTTATAAATCAGTTATTTCCACGTAAACCGCCTTTTTATCGATTTTGAaattaaaaactatttttactaAATGAGATTTATGAAGTGTAGATGACTTGTGGGAATGGGGAAAACAAAATAACAAATGATGGAGATGATGATGTAATATGGGCACAAAGGTATCTTGGGAAACTAAACTCTTGTGGCTCATGATCAACTTactataaataaaaaatatatttatatataaaaaaaataataacaaaaatggtGGGTATAAAAGAGGGTGGAATGTTGATCCTGAATGAGATCAAAGTTGTTCCTTGCAAGATAAGATGTCTGCAGCAATTGGAAGAGGAGCTCAAAACATGCATACAGTCTATATCAAGTATTTATTACATTCTTAATTTCTTATTATACATTTATACGAAAAATAGTATTCGCTTTAAATTTAAATCTAAACTTGTCTCAAATTTAAGATTGTTGGGATCTTTTGATGATCAACTTAAGATTCTAAATGTAAAACCTTGTGCTGTGTCTATTACTTTCAGACCAGCATTAAGAAAGGCATATCATAGAAAGAGTGGAGGTTCGGATACTACAAGGTTGAACCATGATGAATCTAGGAACAAGAACTTGTGCGGCGGGTCTCCTTCAGATACCCATGTTTGGGTCCCAGACAGTCGTACCGGAATCTATTATCCAAAGGGACAAGAAAAAGTAATCGAAGATGTTCCTTCTCATGCTGCCAAGGATTGCACGGTTAATTGGTTTTCTATGCCGTAAAATATGTTTACGATTCGTACTTGATCAATCGGTATGATGGAGTTTGCTAAATGTGACCATAAGACATGTTCTTTTCTTGCTACAATAACTTGAAATGCAACTACTTTGTTTTGGTTGAAATCCTATATTGTCCTGTTTGgataaaaaggtttttaaaaaaattctaaaTAAAGAATACAAAACAAATTATTCCACTCAAATTTCAGAATCTTTTTATGTGTTATGAATATACATGTTAGTGACATAATGAGCTCAAAATCATATTTGGCATCTGACATATAcattgtgatttttttttttcacttattCCACACAACCAATATTCATACATATTTATTTTACCTTGATAACACTTGGTAAAATTTCACAAAATAACATCTCGTCTCTTTTGGTTTCTTCAAAATTTGATAAAACTTATTAACTTCAAACATGAAATACTTAAACTAAAATTTAGTTACATAACatagattttatttttaaatgagTTAAATAACTTATAAACCATTAAAATATGTAATATCAATGTATATGTAGTGTATctatgattaaaaaaaaaaaagagagagagagaacaagAGAATATTCATTTTAGTTTAATGCTTTTACTTTAATACAATACATTCATCAACTCATACCAACTACATATACTAATATTTGAATATCCAAATCTATAGGGATATAAATACGTTTACGATAACTAGAGGGTGCTCGCGCGACGCGATGACGTAGATAAGACACTTGAACAATATAAAATTTATCAAAGTTATAAAAGTAAGTACGAaatcatataaaataaaaacttttTTTGAGAATTTAGCTAAACAGGAAATTGATTGTTTTCTAATTAAAAGATAAACTTTTCTCCTTAAACACATAAAATAATGTAAAAAGACAATATCGTCCTTCTCAAATGCATTATAATATACAAATGTTCTAAATTTGACATATttgccaaattttcgaaattacaactaaaaaaagaaattattaaaattaaatacttagggtaaattactttttgagacCCTGTGTTTTAGtattttaactagttgagtccaaaagcaaaaagtttaacgacctgagtccctataagcattttctttaaccatttgagtccttttaagtccaaattttaaccttttgagtccattttttggactcaaatcgttataaaataaacaaaattggactcaaaacgttataaaataaatggctagggactcggggcgttaaactttttgattttggactcaagtggttaaaaccactaaaacacagggactcaaaaagtaatttaaagaTTCACGCTTTTAGACTATAAAAGGTATATATTAAAGATTGTCGAaattggagaaatcttgaattaAGAACTTGGAGCTTTAAATCAAGTAAATTGGGTCTGACAACTAAGTTCATATGATGTACACCGGTTTGCGACATGATCCGGCTTGTCAGACCATTTCATCCCCTGGTCAAGGACCTCATAACTTCAACGATAAGTCGATAACCCAAGTTATGCCCATTTAAAGTTTGGACTTTTTCTATATACTTTCTCCTTATTTGTTGGTCGAATTAAGAGTCCATCAACTCTTAGATCAACTCCTCACCTTTGATTCATGAAAACTAACTTCAAATGTTCAAGCACTAGTTTGTTCAATTGGCAAACAAACCGAGTCAGATCATATATAAATTGATAATTTTCGATGTCATcctatttgattttgaaaaaaacgagataaaaaattaaaattattttAGATAATGGAAATTATCTTTAAATAGCTAAATTATTCAGTGGTAACCTAGCTACACCACAAAAAACCGAGGTCGTATACATACTTCGTCTAGGTGTCGTAGAAAACCATTTATAGTTGAGAAGCATGTGATCTTTATGGTTTGAATGCATCTTATCTTAATTCTTAACATGTTCAAAGTCAATGGTCCCATCGTGTGTATGAATGGCGGAACTAGCCTAAAATTTTAGAAGTATctcaatatttttatttttagactaggggtatcctttgtataacaGAGACGAAGTTGacgggtatttttacactacgaaaaCGGAGTTAAGGAGTATTTTTACATTACGGAGACAGGGTTGCTGGGTAGCCCATGCTACCCCTACTAACATTCTAAGTCCGCCCCTATGTGTATGCAGGGCCGGCCCGTTAGGCTTACCAATCTAGGCACAGGCCTAGGGCCACCAAAAATCAAGGGCCTCCAATTTTTAGTAAAGTTTTATATATTGTATATGTATCAAGTTCAAATAAAAAGCAAAACTAAACCatgttattttttaataaaattacaCAGATAAATTGTTTAGGAAAAAAGGCCCACATTCAAGACCAAGTATTGAAATTAAACCACAGACATAACCGCAATCTGTAGCAACCATCTACCACTCGACCTCATCTGAATTCCGTGAATCAGCGCCAAAAATCCCTAATATTGAGCTGCAGTCATCGTTCCTACCTCCTATCACAACCTGCTCTTTCGATTTTCTAGGTTATCGGCTATCACTAACGGTAATCACTCATGGCGTCGGGTCTGTCGGGATTGGAGGAAAATTTATGGGAAAAATTAGGGCTAATTACTAAATATAGGTTAACTTTAGCAGCTAATTTTTCAATTAACCTCTATATGTTTTGGAAAAGGGCCTTCACTTCGTAATCCGCTTAGGGTCTACAAAACGTAGGAACGGCCCTGTGTGTATGTTTAGCAATATTTAATGAAatgtaattttttaaattttctataAAGTAATTAGAGAAATTCTACATTAATAAAGTGAATACAATACACATCTAAAAGAGATTTTGTGAGATTTAATATTCACACATCACTCTCCTCTATTTTTTTCTATACATACATAgatatagagagagatagagtaAAAAGtttgtgaaaataagattttaggATGCGAGAATAATAAAAGCCTTTTTTTTCCCTTCCTATAATGGTGTaggagaaaaaaactatttaccATTTAAATGTTACTTAACAATTATTTATCTAAATGATGTCTTCATCACTTTTTGTTAAGTTTTTCATTgtctcatttatttatttattggatTAAAAATATTAAGAAAGGCACATTCACTCCCACTTTTCACTTGGTTCAGTTACCTTTGttcttttattataattttttttaatctttttattcAATTAACATttgtattttatttgtttttttctcATTAGCGCATTGTActgctttttatctttattttattttcttaccAACTCATTacgtttcttcttctttttttatcAACTGATGTCAAATAGAGAAAATAAGAATCATCTCAAATAAATTTGaacaataaaataataaacaTAACAAAGCTAATCGAACATTTAGAATGTCAAATACAAATGAAAATAGAAATGTCAAATAAAGCCAAGTCACTATTGATCTTAATGTCaaacaaattaaaagaaaatgTGTCAGAAAAAATCGACCCGTTTAGTTATCATTATTCATTCTTCTAGGCTTAGATGAACATCTTGCCCGGGATAAAAGGGGGCGTCCTCGTTCGACAAGGCTACGAAATGAAATGGATattaaagagagaaaaaagaCATTACTTTGTGGAATTTGTTGACAACCTTGTCATAATCGGGCAAAATGTTCATCTTAGCCTAGAAGAATCAATAATGATCATTAAGCGGGTCGATTGTTTTAACACGTTTTCTTTTAATTTGTTTGAAATTAAAATCGATAGTCACTCGACTTTCTTTGACATTTTTATTTTCGTTTGTGTTTGACATTTTTATTTTCGTTTGTGTTTGACATTTTGAATGTTCAATTAGCTTTGTTATGCTTGTTATTTCATTGTTTAAATTCATTTGAGATTATTCTTATTCttattttctcaatttgatatcaGTTGATCGGAAAAATAAGAAAATATAATGAGTTggtaagaaaataaaataaaaataaaaaggagTACAATGCGTTGatgaaaaaaagttaaaatacaaatacaaatatatGATTAATtgaataaaaagataaaataaatctatactttctataaaagaagaaacccaagtgacataagaaaagttgAGGTGTCAGCTAGAGAGCATGTCTAACAAGACTTTTCTTATGTCATCAATGATGAGGTGGAAGCCAAATAGAGAGCATAGTGACATCATAATTCAAACCACTGACCCACTTTAAAATTTCAAAGGTGGCCCACATTCACCTTTTCAAAGGTCTGCCCACATATACAAAAGGGCAAACCACTGATGTTCATCCAAACCACTGGCCAACTCCAAAAATCAGACCACTgatgattcaaaattcaaacttcAAAACCTCTGACGATTCAATATTGTGgctccaaattcaaaattcaaaattatggCTCCAAATATATAAGATACCATCTTCTTCAATCAATTACTCTCTCTAATCTATTTCTTCtctcaactttctctctctaaaactcattttctctctctaaaacccagACCTCTCTCTCAGTTCAGTTCCAGCAGCAATAAAAGCAACGAGATCACCTAACTCAATCCTCAATCTCTGCTTCCACTACGGATGTATGCCGGAATCCTCATACCGTCTTCAAATCAGATCTGGTTCTCATACTTCCACTTGAATTCATTCTTTCAATATCACTATAAGTTTAACCTAATCGTATCTCATTTAATATCACTGTCCTTTCAATATCACTGTTTAAACATCTTATTGTTATTTCTTCTACAAGAAACCACAAATTCAACTTCACTACTACGTCCAGGTCAGAACCAGAACATAACAATGGCGACAACGACTGTTGACTCGGATAATGCTGGGAGTGAACGAGTCAAGCATAAAAGGATATCCACACGCTTCAATCAGTAGCAAATCGGCCTTCGAATGGACTCTCAAGAAGATCATTCTAGGTTTTAATTGTTTTAGTCCCTGATGTGCATATTTTGCTTTCTTTGGAACGTTGAAGTAATTTTAGGGTTTGTAGAATCAAATTTTAAGTGATCGAGGTTTTGCCTTCGTGTAATTGCTACTGTGCGCCGTTTGACAGTTGATAACCGATCTGATTAATGATTGCGAGTGCTGATTTTGAGTTTTGTAGGTTTTTATGTTGAAATTGGAATCGTTTTAGAGTTTTGCCTTCAGGATTCCAGGTATAATAATCCGTTTGTTCGATTAATTTTTATGTGTTTGTTAGAGATACTGTTAATTTAATTTTGCTTTTTTATTTTATGAATGCAACTGTTAGTTTTGAGTGTTGTGTTTGTTGATATTGATTGGTAGATATGATTAGTTAGTTAATTTGAGCCCTAATTGTGTTCCAGTAGTTCAAATTGTGTTGTGTTTTATGGCTAAACCTCAAACGGATGAATGTATTAGCAAACCACTGATGTCGTATTTACGAATGAACGCCGTGTCATTCCAGTTTGAATATGGAGCCGACTAATCAGAATCCAAACGATACGATTATCACAACTGTGAAGCTGACGAGGACTTCAATCGAATCAAATACATATGACAACAGGTAAAAATACGTTCATTATGCTGTTTTTGTTGATGGATTTGATTTATGGATTTGATTTATTTTCAATACAGCAGCGAATGAACTTGTAGTTCTGTTTAATGAAGATCTGTTTTAGCAAATGCACACTAAATCAGCGAATGGACATAAACTGTGCATCGGATGAATCTTTGAAACTGATCTGCAGCTTTATACTAGCAGATAAACCTCAAACGGATGAATGTATCAGCAAACCACTGATGTCGTATTTACTAATGAACGCCATGTCATTCCAGTTTGAATATGGAGCCAACTAATCAGAATCCAAACGATACGATTATCACAACTGTGAAGCTAACGAGGACTTCAATCGAATCAAATACATATGACAACAGGTAAACAATACGTTCATTATGTTGTTTTTGTTGATGGATTTGATTTATTTTCAATACAGCAGCGAATGAACCTGCAGTTCTGTTTAATGAAGATCTGTTTTAGCGAATGTACACTAAATCAGTGAATGGACATAACCTGTGCGTAGGATGAATCTTTGAAACTGGTCTGCAGCTTTATACTAGCAGATAAACCTCAAACGGATGAATGTATCAGCAAACCACTGATGTCGTATTTACAAATGAACGCCGTGTCATTCCAGTTTGAATATGGAGCCGACTAATCAGAATCCAAACGATACGATTATCACAACTGTGAAGCTGATGAGGACTTCAATCGAATCAAATACATATGACAACAGGTAAACAATACTTTCATTATGTTGTTTTTGTTGATGGATTTGATTTATGTTAGTGACTGGTTTTGTTGTTGATTATGTTTTGGATATAGATTGAGTTGATGTATATTTAGTATGAAATTAGGTGATATGTTGTGTAGATACAGTTGAATTAAACCTCATATATTGTTTACAAGTTCAAACTAAGGAATCTGAAGCGTTTGTATTTCTTGAGCTGACTTGTGATTGCAAGCTAATGCTGTTGAAAGAACTCCATCTATGAGAGAACTTAATGAAATACTTCTCGGACGGGTACATGTTAAAGTGATAAATCACATCGAAATGACTCATCAATGCTCGATTCAACCACAATCAACTGGGTTAAACACATCGAAACCTACGTCGATTCTTCGTCATCCAGATCTCCATCTCAACAGGTATTCGCATCTTAATTCGTCATCAATTTCACCTGACATTATTATTATATTGAACAATAATAGTTAGGTTCAGTGTTTAGGTTAGAGAAATGGAGATGTATTTAACCACTACTTAATGAAATCACTCATAACGATTGATTGATATCACTGTTTAGTCTGATTATAACTTATGTAGTTTTGTAGATATATTTCATTAGACATGTTTCATTATTCTTAAATGTTATGATATCCAGATGTTCCTGATCTATGTTCATGTCTTATAGGAGATACCAAGTTTATTTCATTTACTTCCGAATTTGAAGAGGCATATAACTATCCTTGATGATGTCAGCGGTGTCGTTAAGCCTCGAAGGTGACAAGTACGGTAGCTTCACCATGTAGAGCAACCGGTAGGACCTTACTATTTTAACCATTTGAATGTCTGTTTCAGTGGGTCGCTTTTCACATTTGAATGTCCTGAGCAATCAACCAGTACGGTAGCTTCACCATGTAGAGCAACCGGTAGGACTTCTATTACATTATGTCTTCTGCTTTCTAACTTGTGCTTTTCTCAGCGATATTAGTTTTTTTAACAGCCTATTACATTATTGAATGTTAACGGCCTATCAAAGAGACAAAGAAGCAAAAGGAAGAAAATGTGGAGAGGCATGCATAGACTGAGTGCAAGGTATTCATGTCTAATGATTTTGATTTACTTATGTGCTTAATTGTATAGCCGCCCGATGCTAATCAAGCATGCCATTTCTTATATATCAAAACTGCTAAAATGTTAAAGATAGTTCATGAATACACAATTAGATATTTGaaaaatgaatatatatatataagttttccGTTTTCAAGTTTGAACACTATGGATCCTTAGCAGCCCTTTGAACATCTGTTCAGGCTTAAATCAACAGAGGGatttaaacctctgttgacttaccaaacatctgttcaggcTTAAATAGATGTTTGGCCTTCTATATAAGTGCCTTGTCTCTAACAGGGCTTTGCCCTTTGAACAgacttttcttctttttcaacaGTGCTTTCATGTCTTTAACAGATCTTTGAAATCTTCAACACTATTAGATCTGGTGAAGACTATTATAGCATCTATTTGAAGACTTCAAGGATCTATTAAAGACATGAAAGCACTGTTTAAAAAGAAGAAAAGTTTGTTCAAAGGGCAAAGCCCTGTTAGAGACACGGCACTGATAtagaaggccaaacatctgtttaacccTGAACAGATGTTTgttaagtcaacagaggtttaaatCCCTCTGTTGGTTTAAGCCTGAGCAGATGTTCAAAGGGCTGCTAAGGATCCATAGTGTTTAAGCCTGAACAGAGGTTTAAATCCCTCCGGTTGGTTTAAGCCTGAACAGaggtttgaaaccactgttgggttaaaacggttgtttgaaaccactgttgggttaaaacagtggttgaaaGCGATGTTGGTTTCAAATCCAATATTTTAATGTAGTACAATCCACTTATATCCACTTTTTCTTCATAAAGAATAATAAAAACATATTCATATTGACAAGGTTAAGTATTTGCAATTAAATAATGAAGATAGTATTTGCAATTAGAGGGCTACATTTAAAACGTTGGTTTATAAGTTAGTCTGTTACTCTTTATTACATGCGCTTCAAATTGAGAAAACTGCAGGCAAGTTTCATGCAGTAATAACACAGATTGAAGAGGCGTTCAGCCAAATTCATTATCAAAGACTCAATATCTGAGTCTTTGATACTCAGTTCATCTCTATTTTTGTCTAACCTTTTGACTTTTCTTCTTTTCTACTTTCCTCTCATTGTGAGCACATACCTAAAGCCACTATCTTGAAGACACGGCTGCAATTGAAATCGAAAAAGCAGACCTACAAACCAGACTTCACAGAAGAAAGTATGGGTCTGCCAGACAATCTGAAGCACGTCTTAAATATGGTATGCACAGGTCTAATCAGTTTATTCTAAA is from Helianthus annuus cultivar XRQ/B chromosome 9, HanXRQr2.0-SUNRISE, whole genome shotgun sequence and encodes:
- the LOC110875093 gene encoding uncharacterized protein LOC110875093 is translated as MSAAIGRGAQNMHTVYIKPALRKAYHRKSGGSDTTRLNHDESRNKNLCGGSPSDTHVWVPDSRTGIYYPKGQEKVIEDVPSHAAKDCTVNWFSMP